The following proteins are encoded in a genomic region of Acidobacteriota bacterium:
- a CDS encoding DUF4375 domain-containing protein, translating into MILRSITNQQLAEDPNLLWNNFIDLLAIEDFDVLTAEQRPAHLVFWYESEVENGGHLQYFENWGTERLPETIQALELFGAECQMKILIEAGKQWTSIYRNHPETVEEFVATALEGDLEEFDRQFHKCKISLNSLLEAHLLQFSDNFVQLS; encoded by the coding sequence GTGATACTTCGTTCAATAACAAATCAACAACTAGCCGAAGATCCAAATTTACTATGGAATAATTTTATCGATCTTCTGGCAATCGAAGACTTTGATGTCCTAACGGCGGAGCAGCGTCCGGCGCATTTGGTTTTCTGGTATGAGAGCGAGGTTGAAAACGGAGGCCATCTTCAATACTTTGAAAATTGGGGAACTGAACGGCTTCCGGAAACGATTCAGGCTCTTGAACTGTTCGGTGCCGAATGTCAGATGAAGATCCTAATTGAAGCGGGCAAACAATGGACGAGCATTTACAGAAATCATCCAGAAACCGTCGAGGAGTTCGTTGCAACTGCATTGGAAGGCGATCTGGAAGAGTTTGACAGGCAGTTCCACAAATGCAAAATTTCCCTCAATTCATTGCTCGAAGCACATTTGCTTCAATTTAGCGATAACTTCGTTCAGCTAAGTTAG